The genome window CCGCCCAGTACCGCATCTACAACCTGGGCAACACCTCGCCGGTGACGGTGCCGGCGCTGGTGGGCATCCTGGAGCACCACCTCAAGATGAAGGCGAAGAGGAACGTGGTGGAGATGCCGGGCAACGGGGACGTCCCCTTCACCCACGCCAACATCAGTTTGGCTCGAGCCGAGCTGGGCTACAAGCCGACCACCAACCTGGAAACCGGCCTGAAAAGGTTCGTTAGGTGGTACCTCCTCTACTACGGCTACAACACGAGAAGCGGCGGCTTAGCCGGCtcagccaagagcttgtaaagatGCCTCTTTCCCCTTACATCTCCGAcccatttttttcttaaaattaggGCTTTTTTTTCCCCCTTCGTTGCATGAGATTCGAATGTATAAGATAATTAGGCCTCATTTAATCGAATCAGAAGTCACTGTATTTATTTTCCACATACGCGAAGGCAAAGCATCGCCAtctcattatttattttatattatttatttatacatcaaGGATGGCAGTAGAAACACCCGAGTACGTCTCTCTCAGTTGCCAGAACCCGAGCCACAGCCCGAGCCGGAACCTTCGCCGTTCCCCGCACCAGAACCCGCGGAGGAACCCGCGTCCGAACCTGCCGATGATCCCGCGCCCGAGCCTGCGGAGGAACCTGCGCCGGAACCTGCCGAAGAGCCCGCGCCGGAGCCTAAACCAGGCAGAGTCACCGAAAACGAACGTGATTCCGACCTGGAAGTCGAGCTGGAGTGACCAAACCCAGACTCGGAGCCAGAGCCGGAGCCCGATCCTGAGACGGAGACCGTACCACCATCTACGCCAACACCGAGCCCAGTGCCGAGACCGACCCCGGTGCCAAGGCTCCCAAGATCCATCCTTGCCACCCGGCTCTCCACCACCAGAGCAGAGAGAGCGGCGAGAAGAGTGGCCAGGAGCAAGAGCTTCGAATGAGCCATGGCCGTGTTCTTGGTATTACCGGAGCAGTGGTTCCTTTGTGGAAGAACAGACGAGGCAAATGCTATTTATAGGCCGCAGAAGAGGAGTCGAAGAAGATGGAATGATCTGAGTTGGCTAACAGTAGCAATTAGCTCTCTGGTGGAGCAATTGCTGCTGCTAATTTCTTCTTCTCGCACGACACGTTACAGGCAGTCAACATCCACTTGGGTCCCTCGCACTAACTAAGGTCAACATTTGGCCGAACCATGTGGCCTCCGGGGCGCCATGCATGAGTGCGCAAGTCAACGCTGAAGTGTTCATTGCCGGGGGAAACACCACACGCCACAGGAGAGTCAAGCAACTAATTGGTTTTGGATAAGTACTCTTCTCCATTCAGAGCTTCGTTATACACAAAAGCAACTTTAGTCAGGTGCACTTGGTGACTATGTATGCATGTCATAGGCAAACGTAGTCTAAACCTCTCGGTGGATCAGATCAGCAACCATGTAGAAGGCTTCTTGTATAGTTTATTGCTCCAAGAGAAAGATGATGAACATTCCCGGAACAACCATAGCCATGCACTTAAAGCGAAGTGATTACGTGAACACATTCCAGTATCCTGTGCAGCAAAAATGGCAACTTCAGGTGCTGAAAACGTGCCTGTGGAGATGTTGTTTTCGGATTTCTAGTGCGCATGAAGAGGAAACCACTACGCCGAAACCCGGTCACTGTTTGATATCGATCTTAGATGAAGCTAACCTTGACAGATCGGTAGGATAAACTAGGAGCAGCTGGTCAAAGCTTGAAATGCTACTTCGTTGATCTTAATGGGAAGATGCCCTTCTTTTAGTCAGTAACAATGTCTTGGCAGAAAGTTCAGCTGAAGCTGCACTCCCAACACATAGTGCAACCACAGCAGCACTATGTGGCAGCATTCCTGCGTCTCGTATATGGTAGGTGTCTCGGGCAGTGGTTTATTTCTTGGCTTCTTCTTTCTCAGATGGACGTGTAAGATTCGCTGTGCATGCGTAGCCATGCACTGAGACCTAAGTGATTAGGTGAGCACACACAATCTGATGTCCAACTCCGGCAGAGCCCAGTGCTGATAACGTGCCACCTTACGTGTTCTTTTCGGAACTTTAGTGCGCGCCTGAGGGGTGGGGGGTGGCCTCAGAGTTGTCTTTATTGCTTCTCTTCCTCTTGCATCATCCTCCCTTTGACAGAGATGATGGATTCGTGGAGCCACCACTACCTTCTGCACCACCTCTCTCAGCCACAAACTTAATTATACGGCCACCTTTCTGCTTTCGGCCGATATCGTTCCAACTTACCCCGTCCCGTTTCCACATGATTGACAGGACTGTCGCATGCCTCAATAATTAgctcgagaagaagaagaagaagaagatcgccTATAAATATCTCGTCACCAATGCCACTGCACTCCATCTCATTCTAAGCTTGTGGTTGCACTAAAAGAGTTTTGACTATGGCAGCTACGAGAGCTTCCGCTGTAGCATTGGTGTTGTTCTCATTGTCACTGGCAATGGTCGCCACTGAGTGCCGGCCTGCCCGGAAAGACCTCGGCCTCGCCCTGGGTGGCGGCCTGGGCCTCGGTCTCGACCTCGGGCTAGGTGGTGGAGGCTCGGCCTCCGGCTCAGGCTCCggttccgcctccgcctccgcctccgggtCTGGCTCTGCCTCGGGTTCGGGTTCTGGTTCCTACGCCGGGTCGTACGCGGGCTCGTACGCTGGTTCGGGCGGTTCAGGCGCAGGCTCTTCGGCTGGTTCTGGTGCGGGGTCCGGTGCCGGCCAAGGAGGCGGGCGTGGCGGGGGCTCGGGGTCTGGCTACGGCGAGGGCCATGGCTACGGTGAGGGCCATGGAAACGGGTCCGGGTCGGGTTATGGCGAAGGCTATGGATATGGATCCGGATCCGGTGATGGGCGTCACTGATGACGTTAAGTAGTCAGTCTGAGTCGATGCGGCTCGTTCAATAGTGGACGAATAAGGAGGGAGGTTGTGGCTTAGGTTGTTACGGAGGTCGTATCTTTCTTTGTTCTGTTGTTCTATTGGTCTCGTTCGAAGTTGTTTCCATGCACTGTGTCAATAAGATGGGGTGTTTCCCTTTCTCATCATCTTCACGTCCACCTTTTATCATTATAactaattattaaaaaaacatgAATTTATGTTCAAATTCGaagttttaaataaatttaaaatgaatAAAACAACTATGGTATGTGGTCTACACCTTATATATTCACGTATGTACCATACATATTGGTAAGGAAATTATGACGCGAGTGATATCTTAGCAGTAGCCGATACATTGATACTATATGTTGAACACATTGATATTACATGATCGAAACCTTGGTACTATTTTATTGACACCTTGACGTTACGTAGATGACACATTAGTGGTACATTGTGACACATATTGATACAACGTGATCGTTGTGTTGTTGACATTTTAACTTGCATCATCCACTCGATGGATATTACCAATCGTATCATGATCATTACACATTCTATGAATTCAACACAAACATAACTCCATGAAGATTGGGAGATGTGTGTGACCTTCCGCAATATCAATATAACATTCCTAATATCATACTATAAAAAATCCTCTAGATATATTCCACTCCACCCAATAATTCATGGTGTACATTTGACTATAGCAATCTTGACACATTTAGTTGATACTTCACTCTATAAATTAACTTAAGAGTTTGATAGACATCTTCGATATAATTTTATAGAGTTTTGACGCCCTTAATGACTCGATATTTTTTATTctaattagaaataaatataaaatagaacCTCAGTGGGTCCCAAATCAATATTCCAATTGATCAACCAAATTTTGACttaacatatatatgcatatatttcatatatatacatttaaaaattcttaaatattcaagaatattatttttttactcgATCTGCATCAGTTGTAAATGTTTTCTCATTAACAACAACAAAATTATAATATCTCAAAATATTGAAAGATTAGCTATATGAATCTTTTATGGTAAACAATAAGATTTCACATAGACTAGTTTaattgaaaaaaaatttcttgcATCATCACAAGATTATTGAATTAAATTCCTACCATCTTAACTTATTAtttgtaaaaacaaaaaaaaaacatatttgaatTAGTCAAATCATATGCCTCCACACCTTCTCACCAAATTGTTATTCAAGtatgtatcatcatcatcatctaactTTTTTAATGGCCCAATTGTGGATCATATGGGCCTTAAACGGGCCATGCAATCCCAATCTAAGTCAACATGCGAACCGCAACCGGCGGCTTCGTTCCGTTCCAGCTCGGCTACTCTCCAGTTCAGGACCGTCAATGGGGACACTAACCATCCTCGAGATTAGCAAACCAAAAAGATAGACGGTGTAGATCTTTCGCGAGGCCTCGTCGCGAACCGGTTCGCCGAGTTAATTAGGTGCCTCCGCGGTCGCACAGCCCATTGATTCGCGAGGTCGCGTTCGAAGGGAGCTTCGTTGGTTTCTGTCTCGCTTTGGGGATCTTCCGATGGCGGAGGTACTCAGCTCGATTGCTTCATTCTTTCTCTCCtcgttctctctctttctttctctctctctcacacacacactcgCGCGCGCGCGTAGATCACAAGCCTTGATTTGGATCTCTCGCGTGTCGGGTCGGCCTGTGGATCTTTTGGTTGGTAGATCATCCTGTCCTCCCATGGCCATCGGATCAAGGAATAAATCGGCGTCTTTTTGGGATGTTTTCTTTTTTCGTTTCGTCTATTTCAGAT of Musa acuminata AAA Group cultivar baxijiao chromosome BXJ2-3, Cavendish_Baxijiao_AAA, whole genome shotgun sequence contains these proteins:
- the LOC103977340 gene encoding uncharacterized protein LOC103977340; translation: MAHSKLLLLATLLAALSALVVESRVARMDLGSLGTGVGLGTGLGVGVDGGTVSVSGSGSGSGSESGFGHSSSTSRSESRSFSVTLPGLGSGAGSSAGSGAGSSAGSGAGSSAGSDAGSSAGSGAGNGEGSGSGCGSGSGN
- the LOC135606594 gene encoding glycine-rich cell wall structural protein 2-like encodes the protein MAATRASAVALVLFSLSLAMVATECRPARKDLGLALGGGLGLGLDLGLGGGGSASGSGSGSASASASGSGSASGSGSGSYAGSYAGSYAGSGGSGAGSSAGSGAGSGAGQGGGRGGGSGSGYGEGHGYGEGHGNGSGSGYGEGYGYGSGSGDGRH